One part of the Salinivirga cyanobacteriivorans genome encodes these proteins:
- a CDS encoding DUF6242 domain-containing protein, with amino-acid sequence MKIRKLLFPFLVMAILLNYGPIKAQDVDLGVTNIWPAIKGTVPDYNFQDQTKPYWGGYHYMPVHLFNGFDPVALPVSHPGEEAITFDWQLNLTADPSGAANVVFDQSSNYTLSTGESDTILFGQAVNYQEINDYALSATLISANDGNVSNNQTTLNYVLSDSTYGFADKDNLSGSFTLVDTLSAGNQDGIGIAVYFPEPAEDPYQVNSMTTYLKDDFTGVIENGNATFVGVVYPRNQSTGLWDLSSAIAQTNPKNLTSDDLNSMITMSLISPMTISNESEYLFMLYIFNGNDLTDEGRITIANDPDSYAPYDLRCVLAIDGAVEYAEATPAIWVNVEPQQLPASSEAEILSYSFPNQITSEIDANNQTIDVTMPQGTDLTSLVADFTLSPGATAAVSGTEQVSGTTANDFTAPVVYTVTAEDGTTTKNWTVTVNVELSDATEIIDYSIPNQVGSNINTQNQTIEVTMPAGTDLTNLVADFTLSAGATATVDGTEQVSGTTANDFTHPVVYTVTAEDGTTTQDWTVTVQEAASNGTDILSYDIPGQESSQINSSEQTVDVVMPAGTDLTNLVAEFTLSPGATATVGGVEQVSGTTANDFTSPVVYTVTAEDDVTTVDWTVTVTINASNGTDILSYDIPGQESSQINASEQTVDVVMPAGTDLTNLVAEFTLSPGATATVGGVEQVSGTTANDFTTPVVYTVTAEDGVTAADWTVTVTINASSEADILTYTLPGQITSVIDAGAQTVDVEVPLGTDLTSLVAEFTLSTGATATVSGVEQVSGSTPNDFTNPVLYTVTAQDGVTTKDWTVTVTTVASSETEILTYSIPDQLSADVNPVNQTVNVVMPMGTDLSALVADFTLSVGATASVEGEVQESGVTVNDFTNPVVYTITAQDGSTTADWTVTVSEQTISPADFISYSIDGQDGVIDMANAFVRVEMPAGTDITSLAATFEVADGTTVTVNGTVQESGVSVNDFTQIVAYRLTPADGPSKTWYVDVAVIGDMNNATLFEYFGFYGQTNPAEINYETHTIAVNLSLDLDVEALIPMFYLSDGAIAYIGSEIQWSGENIVDFSSPVTYTIVAENGTDTQDWTVQVTINQNASAEILSYYFQDIPPSEQQTTIYNNSNSIYVDIPSGTPRDELVANFELSSGAVAKVDGVLQESGTTVNDFSTPVSYTVTSQNEANVRVWTVNVRYLTGIEANMDESFAIYPNPAAYSVHIKTPDGYTGMIMITDMNGKLHKVMQAGSDNAELDVTNMSSGVYFVVFRNGNKQLTRQMIIK; translated from the coding sequence ATGAAAATAAGAAAACTACTTTTTCCGTTTTTGGTTATGGCCATTTTATTAAATTATGGCCCGATAAAAGCACAGGATGTCGATCTTGGCGTAACAAATATTTGGCCAGCGATTAAAGGCACTGTGCCGGATTATAATTTCCAGGATCAAACAAAACCCTACTGGGGAGGGTATCATTATATGCCCGTGCATCTTTTCAATGGTTTCGATCCGGTAGCATTACCCGTTTCGCACCCCGGCGAAGAGGCTATTACATTTGACTGGCAGCTTAATTTAACTGCCGATCCTTCAGGAGCTGCAAATGTAGTTTTTGATCAATCCAGTAATTATACCCTCTCTACTGGTGAGTCTGATACCATTCTTTTTGGTCAGGCTGTGAACTATCAGGAAATAAATGACTATGCACTTTCGGCAACTCTTATAAGTGCAAATGATGGCAATGTGTCCAACAACCAGACTACGCTTAATTATGTGCTTTCAGACAGCACCTATGGATTTGCCGATAAAGACAACCTGTCAGGCTCTTTTACCCTGGTTGATACACTCAGTGCAGGCAATCAGGATGGCATCGGAATAGCTGTTTATTTTCCGGAACCTGCAGAAGATCCCTACCAGGTAAATTCTATGACTACTTATCTTAAAGATGATTTTACAGGCGTAATTGAAAATGGAAATGCCACCTTTGTGGGAGTTGTTTATCCAAGAAACCAAAGTACAGGGCTATGGGATCTTTCAAGTGCTATTGCACAAACAAATCCCAAAAATTTAACAAGTGATGATCTCAATTCAATGATAACCATGTCGCTTATTAGTCCTATGACCATTAGTAATGAAAGCGAATATTTATTTATGCTTTACATTTTTAATGGCAATGATTTAACAGACGAGGGGCGCATTACCATAGCCAACGACCCGGACAGCTACGCACCCTACGACTTACGTTGCGTGTTGGCTATTGATGGAGCGGTAGAGTATGCCGAAGCTACTCCGGCGATATGGGTTAACGTTGAACCTCAACAATTACCTGCAAGTAGTGAAGCCGAGATATTATCATACAGTTTCCCAAATCAGATCACTTCTGAAATTGATGCCAATAATCAGACAATTGATGTTACAATGCCCCAGGGTACTGACTTAACCAGCCTTGTGGCTGACTTTACCCTGTCACCCGGTGCCACTGCTGCAGTAAGCGGTACTGAGCAGGTAAGCGGAACCACAGCTAATGATTTTACAGCCCCTGTTGTGTATACGGTGACAGCCGAAGACGGCACAACTACCAAAAACTGGACGGTTACAGTTAATGTAGAGCTTTCAGATGCGACAGAAATTATTGATTACAGCATTCCGAATCAGGTCGGTTCTAACATCAATACACAAAACCAAACTATAGAAGTTACCATGCCTGCGGGGACAGACCTGACAAACCTTGTGGCCGATTTTACCCTTTCAGCCGGTGCCACAGCCACCGTGGATGGTACTGAGCAAGTGAGCGGAACCACAGCAAATGATTTTACACATCCTGTGGTTTATACCGTTACAGCTGAAGATGGTACAACTACTCAAGACTGGACAGTTACAGTGCAGGAGGCTGCTTCAAATGGTACCGATATTTTAAGCTATGATATCCCAGGCCAGGAGAGTTCGCAAATAAACTCAAGTGAACAAACCGTTGATGTTGTGATGCCCGCCGGAACTGATTTAACCAATTTGGTAGCTGAATTTACACTTTCGCCCGGAGCTACTGCTACAGTTGGCGGTGTGGAACAGGTTAGCGGAACCACTGCAAACGATTTTACCAGCCCTGTAGTGTATACCGTGACGGCAGAAGATGATGTTACCACAGTAGACTGGACCGTCACCGTAACCATTAATGCATCGAATGGTACCGATATTTTAAGCTATGATATCCCAGGCCAGGAGAGCTCTCAAATAAACGCAAGTGAACAAACCGTTGATGTTGTGATGCCCGCCGGAACTGATTTAACCAATTTGGTAGCTGAATTTACACTTTCGCCCGGAGCTACTGCTACAGTTGGCGGTGTGGAGCAGGTGAGCGGAACCACTGCAAACGACTTTACCACTCCTGTAGTGTATACCGTAACGGCAGAAGATGGTGTTACCGCAGCAGACTGGACCGTCACCGTAACCATTAATGCTTCAAGCGAAGCCGATATATTGACCTACACTTTACCTGGTCAGATTACCTCAGTTATTGATGCCGGTGCGCAAACAGTAGATGTGGAGGTTCCGCTTGGGACAGATTTGACCAGTCTTGTTGCTGAATTTACATTGTCAACCGGCGCTACTGCAACTGTTAGTGGTGTAGAGCAGGTTAGCGGATCGACCCCAAATGATTTTACAAATCCGGTACTATATACTGTTACAGCTCAAGACGGAGTTACTACAAAAGATTGGACCGTTACAGTTACTACGGTAGCTTCTTCAGAAACAGAGATATTAACCTACAGCATACCCGACCAGCTTTCTGCAGATGTTAATCCCGTAAATCAAACCGTGAATGTGGTTATGCCAATGGGAACTGATCTGTCTGCATTAGTAGCTGATTTTACCCTTTCGGTGGGTGCAACTGCTTCCGTTGAAGGAGAAGTGCAGGAGAGTGGCGTTACTGTAAATGATTTTACAAATCCAGTGGTATATACCATAACCGCACAGGATGGCTCCACAACTGCCGACTGGACAGTTACAGTGAGCGAGCAGACTATTTCACCTGCTGATTTTATCTCCTATAGTATTGACGGACAGGATGGCGTAATTGACATGGCAAATGCCTTTGTTAGAGTGGAGATGCCGGCCGGTACCGATATAACCAGCCTTGCAGCCACATTTGAAGTTGCTGATGGTACAACTGTTACGGTGAACGGTACAGTTCAGGAGAGTGGTGTGTCAGTAAATGATTTTACACAAATTGTAGCATATCGTCTTACCCCGGCTGATGGCCCCTCAAAAACGTGGTATGTAGATGTAGCCGTAATAGGTGATATGAACAATGCAACACTGTTTGAATATTTTGGCTTTTATGGACAAACCAATCCTGCTGAAATTAATTACGAAACACATACCATTGCTGTAAACCTATCACTAGATCTCGACGTTGAGGCATTAATTCCAATGTTTTATTTGTCAGATGGAGCAATAGCCTATATTGGCAGCGAAATACAATGGAGTGGTGAAAATATTGTAGATTTTAGCAGTCCGGTTACATACACCATTGTTGCTGAAAACGGAACCGACACGCAAGATTGGACCGTACAGGTAACCATAAACCAGAATGCTTCAGCAGAAATTTTGTCGTACTATTTCCAGGATATACCACCTTCTGAACAACAAACCACAATTTACAACAACTCGAACAGTATATATGTCGATATCCCATCCGGGACACCACGAGATGAACTCGTAGCTAATTTTGAGCTCAGCTCGGGGGCCGTGGCCAAAGTTGATGGTGTATTACAGGAAAGTGGTACAACTGTAAATGATTTCTCAACTCCGGTTTCGTATACTGTTACTTCACAGAATGAAGCTAATGTAAGGGTCTGGACAGTGAATGTACGTTACCTCACAGGAATTGAGGCAAACATGGACGAGTCCTTTGCAATTTATCCTAATCCTGCAGCATATAGCGTTCATATAAAAACTCCAGACGGATATACGGGTATGATTATGATAACTGATATGAATGGTAAGTTGCATAAGGTTATGCAAGCCGGTTCAGATAATGCAGAGCTTGATGTAACAAATATGAGCTCCGGAGTGTATTTTGTAGTTTTCAGAAACGGCAATAAACAATTGACCAGACAGATGATTATTAAATAA
- a CDS encoding tetratricopeptide repeat protein gives MKYSTQLIYLLLIMLIHNFAMGQRPGKAYRIGKSAYENKEYIRAIGWLDVAINSQKKKYNDAYIYRAKSHLALDREEKALKDFIIASKLFPNNYKNALQASRLSYKLGKHNQALQYATTTLDRDSANFDALKLQALALIHTGSSESALIVSEDAQKLNEDAELLYAKALASDSLGLNDYAIAYYNEAIKKNPGYKPPYHDLGRLLVKNDYIDKAIDIFSQAARRFNDIESYRLRAILHNVKGNTQAQIKDITKIITLNPARIDLYYTRAELYKKVNQLQNALADISYYLKWDPTSANAWLLKGKILKELYMKPEAIQAFINVDKYTTDSAMLKYAESSIYELRKEQYPPQIIVTHPEGPDQATIAISQNKQTLQIKGVIKDDSPIAELRISGEKVPIKNKSFDHQIVLDTMHIVIKATDTYGNTSSKTYRIIETEKTAPKIVLNSPKTTNTNVLVATQTNIKIKGYIEETSNLKELVIGNKKVNFTKKGNRYYFSDQLDIKNIDTLKIVAKDYFSNTGHEEFPVVIPDSVEIQGSPMGKTWVLIIATDSIKNNKINQVVNLRNALTKNYSKFIIDSLIVWKNMTKEKLERELLFKLPQMARINRVNALLIHYIGPGITQGAYTYWVTNTSDPAKKYGELNTSILRTVTEALEQVKYKTIISESVNLSENMVQFVDSCNCDNCINIQRFPDGGQFFLSLKIDNLKGYASIVDKHLNKAIESQKRCFSPSIIHKNGDKKIKIGRFRNLNERIFPVILYLKENNQQNAY, from the coding sequence ATGAAATATAGTACACAACTGATATACCTTCTTTTAATAATGCTGATTCATAATTTCGCTATGGGTCAGCGACCGGGCAAGGCTTACCGAATAGGAAAATCGGCCTACGAGAACAAAGAATATATACGGGCCATAGGATGGCTTGATGTGGCAATTAATTCGCAAAAAAAGAAATATAATGATGCCTATATTTATCGTGCTAAGAGTCATCTTGCCCTGGATCGTGAAGAAAAAGCCTTAAAAGATTTTATTATCGCCAGCAAGCTATTCCCCAACAATTATAAAAATGCTTTGCAAGCCTCCAGGTTATCATATAAACTTGGCAAACACAACCAGGCGCTGCAATACGCAACTACAACCCTCGACAGAGATAGCGCTAATTTTGATGCCCTAAAACTGCAGGCATTGGCACTAATCCATACGGGTAGTTCTGAAAGTGCATTAATTGTGAGCGAAGATGCACAAAAATTGAACGAAGACGCCGAACTGCTTTATGCTAAGGCATTAGCATCAGACTCATTAGGACTTAACGACTATGCAATAGCCTACTATAACGAAGCTATTAAAAAAAATCCGGGCTACAAACCTCCCTACCATGATTTGGGCAGACTACTTGTTAAAAACGACTACATTGATAAGGCCATTGACATTTTTTCGCAGGCAGCCAGAAGATTTAATGACATCGAAAGCTACCGCCTGAGAGCTATTTTACATAATGTAAAAGGCAATACCCAGGCGCAAATTAAAGATATTACAAAAATAATCACCCTCAATCCGGCACGAATAGATTTATATTACACAAGGGCAGAACTCTACAAAAAAGTAAACCAGCTGCAAAACGCACTGGCTGATATATCTTATTACCTCAAATGGGATCCCACCTCTGCAAATGCATGGCTTCTCAAAGGTAAAATACTGAAAGAACTCTATATGAAGCCGGAAGCTATTCAGGCTTTTATAAACGTAGATAAATACACAACAGACTCCGCAATGCTCAAATATGCAGAAAGTAGTATTTATGAACTCAGAAAAGAGCAATACCCACCACAAATAATTGTAACGCATCCTGAAGGCCCGGATCAAGCGACCATTGCCATAAGTCAAAACAAACAAACCTTACAAATAAAAGGAGTTATAAAAGATGACAGTCCGATTGCTGAATTAAGAATAAGCGGAGAAAAAGTGCCCATCAAAAACAAAAGTTTTGATCACCAAATTGTATTAGATACAATGCACATCGTAATAAAAGCAACCGACACTTATGGCAATACATCAAGTAAAACTTACCGCATTATTGAAACCGAGAAAACAGCGCCCAAAATCGTACTAAACTCACCAAAAACCACGAATACAAATGTGCTGGTGGCTACACAAACAAACATTAAAATTAAAGGGTATATCGAAGAAACCTCCAATTTAAAAGAGCTGGTCATCGGCAATAAAAAGGTCAATTTCACTAAAAAAGGAAACAGATATTATTTTTCAGATCAGTTGGATATAAAAAATATTGATACCCTGAAAATTGTAGCTAAAGATTACTTTTCCAACACCGGGCATGAAGAATTTCCGGTAGTTATACCTGACTCTGTTGAAATTCAAGGATCACCAATGGGCAAGACATGGGTACTAATAATTGCCACAGATAGTATTAAAAACAATAAAATCAACCAGGTAGTAAACCTAAGAAACGCTTTAACCAAAAATTATTCAAAATTCATTATCGACAGCCTTATTGTTTGGAAGAACATGACTAAAGAGAAACTGGAACGAGAGCTTTTATTCAAGTTACCTCAAATGGCAAGAATAAACCGGGTTAATGCTCTTTTAATACACTATATTGGCCCGGGAATAACACAAGGGGCATACACTTATTGGGTAACAAACACATCAGATCCCGCAAAAAAATATGGTGAGCTCAATACATCAATTCTCAGAACTGTAACAGAAGCCCTTGAGCAGGTAAAATACAAAACCATTATTTCTGAATCAGTAAATTTGAGCGAAAATATGGTGCAATTTGTTGATTCCTGTAATTGTGATAACTGCATTAATATTCAAAGATTTCCAGATGGAGGCCAGTTCTTTTTAAGTCTTAAAATAGACAACCTGAAAGGTTACGCGTCTATTGTAGACAAACACCTAAATAAAGCTATTGAAAGCCAAAAAAGATGCTTCTCTCCTTCTATAATACATAAAAACGGCGATAAAAAAATTAAGATTGGACGTTTCAGAAACCTAAACGAGCGCATTTTTCCGGTAATACTCTATTTAAAGGAAAATAATCAACAGAATGCATATTAA
- a CDS encoding threonine aldolase family protein, with product MIKKGFASDNNAGAHPQVLAAMIDANQGHVTGYGDDVYTNEAEQLFKQIFGDDISVNFVFNGTAANVLSIMAAGRSYNSVICTDTAHINEDECGAPEKITGSKIIAVPNDEGKLRPDRVKPHLKGFGFEHHSQPGIISISQVTEMGTVYTPEEIKELADLAHEHGMYLHIDGARIANAAASLDMSFRAFTRDCGVDLLSFGGTKNGLIMGEAVIFFNQELTKGFQYMRKQHMQLFSKMRFVSAQFKAYFKDDLWLKSARHANYMAQLLKEKLTPIEQVKITRKVEANGVFAIIPKAWTEILQEKYFFYIWDEQTNEVRWMTSFDTTREDIENFTAEVAKLASNG from the coding sequence ATGATAAAAAAGGGGTTTGCAAGTGATAATAATGCCGGAGCTCATCCACAGGTATTGGCTGCTATGATTGATGCTAACCAGGGTCATGTTACGGGTTATGGAGACGATGTTTATACCAATGAAGCAGAACAGCTCTTTAAGCAGATTTTTGGCGATGATATTTCTGTCAATTTTGTTTTTAATGGAACAGCAGCAAATGTTTTGAGTATAATGGCCGCAGGAAGGTCATATAATTCGGTTATTTGTACTGATACGGCTCATATTAATGAGGATGAATGTGGCGCCCCTGAAAAAATTACCGGTTCCAAAATAATTGCTGTACCTAACGATGAAGGCAAATTAAGACCAGACCGGGTTAAACCTCATTTAAAAGGTTTTGGCTTTGAGCACCATTCCCAACCAGGTATTATCAGCATTAGTCAGGTCACAGAAATGGGTACCGTATATACTCCTGAAGAGATTAAAGAGCTTGCAGACCTTGCTCACGAACACGGAATGTATTTGCATATTGATGGTGCAAGAATAGCCAATGCAGCAGCAAGTCTGGATATGTCATTCAGAGCTTTTACCCGCGATTGTGGTGTGGATTTATTATCGTTTGGTGGCACAAAAAATGGTTTAATAATGGGTGAGGCGGTAATTTTCTTTAATCAGGAACTTACAAAAGGCTTTCAATATATGCGTAAGCAGCATATGCAGCTTTTTTCAAAGATGCGTTTCGTGTCTGCCCAGTTTAAAGCCTATTTTAAGGATGATTTATGGCTTAAGTCTGCCCGGCATGCCAACTACATGGCGCAGCTCCTGAAGGAGAAATTAACACCCATAGAACAGGTTAAAATTACCCGTAAAGTTGAAGCAAATGGTGTTTTCGCAATAATTCCCAAAGCATGGACCGAAATATTGCAGGAAAAGTATTTTTTCTACATCTGGGATGAGCAAACAAATGAAGTTCGCTGGATGACCTCATTTGATACCACCAGAGAGGATATAGAAAATTTTACTGCTGAAGTGGCAAAACTTGCAAGTAATGGATAA
- a CDS encoding TIGR01212 family radical SAM protein (This family includes YhcC from E. coli K-12, an uncharacterized radical SAM protein.), producing MDKQYPLKYSVNHPYNRYSDYLKTVFGKPMQKVSIDAGFSCPNIDGTKSRGGCIYCNNSSFNPNYKFERENIAAQIEQGISKFTNRKPGTGFIAYFQSHTNTHAPVNELAAIFRRAIAHPAVEGLIIATRPDCLGESVLDLLSELNNELFVGIEIGIESTLNDTLKLLNRGHKWEDTLDAVDRVKRRGLHLGGHLILGLPGETREDIDQHALKISKLPLDTVKLHQLQIVKNTGLEKIYKQKTYQIRLFPVEEYIDICINFTEKMNPEVVIERFASESKPDLLAVKMWSGVKNHQIADWISNEMKRRSTWQSRLFEG from the coding sequence ATGGATAAGCAGTACCCTTTGAAGTACAGCGTTAATCATCCCTACAACCGGTATTCCGATTATTTAAAAACGGTTTTTGGAAAACCTATGCAAAAGGTTTCCATAGATGCCGGTTTTTCATGTCCGAATATCGATGGTACCAAAAGCCGGGGTGGCTGTATTTATTGTAATAACAGCAGTTTTAATCCCAATTATAAGTTTGAACGTGAAAATATTGCTGCTCAAATAGAGCAAGGCATAAGTAAGTTTACAAACCGCAAACCCGGAACAGGTTTTATTGCATATTTTCAGTCGCATACCAACACACATGCCCCCGTCAATGAATTAGCCGCTATTTTCAGAAGAGCAATAGCACATCCTGCTGTAGAAGGATTAATTATTGCAACCCGGCCCGATTGCCTTGGGGAGTCCGTGCTTGATTTGTTGTCGGAGCTGAATAACGAGCTTTTTGTTGGTATTGAAATCGGCATTGAATCCACATTAAATGATACCCTTAAATTGCTAAACCGGGGGCATAAATGGGAAGATACTTTAGATGCTGTTGACAGGGTGAAACGCAGAGGGTTACATCTCGGAGGGCACCTGATTTTGGGCCTTCCGGGCGAAACAAGGGAAGATATAGATCAACATGCACTGAAAATCTCGAAGTTGCCTTTAGATACGGTAAAACTTCACCAATTGCAGATTGTGAAAAATACCGGGCTTGAGAAAATTTATAAGCAGAAAACATATCAAATCAGGTTATTTCCCGTAGAAGAATACATTGATATCTGTATTAACTTTACTGAAAAAATGAATCCGGAGGTGGTGATTGAGCGTTTTGCATCTGAGTCAAAGCCTGACCTTTTAGCTGTAAAGATGTGGAGCGGAGTGAAAAACCATCAAATTGCCGACTGGATATCAAATGAAATGAAAAGACGAAGCACCTGGCAATCAAGGCTGTTTGAAGGTTAG